A genomic segment from Bubalus kerabau isolate K-KA32 ecotype Philippines breed swamp buffalo chromosome 21, PCC_UOA_SB_1v2, whole genome shotgun sequence encodes:
- the MC2R gene encoding adrenocorticotropic hormone receptor, with the protein MKHILNLYENINSTARNNSDCPAVILPEEIFFTVSIVGVLENLMVLLAVAKNKSLQLPMYFFICSLAISDMLGSLYKILENVLIMFRNMGYLEPRGSFESTADDVVDSLFILSLLGSICSLSVIAADRYITIFHALQYHRIVTPHRALVVLTVLWAGCTGSGIAIVTFSHHVPTVIAFTALFPLMLAFILCLYVHMFLLARSHARRTPSLPKANMRGAVTLTVLLGVFIFCWAPFVLHVLLMTFCPADPYCACYMSLFQVNGVLIMCNAIIDPFIYAFRSPELRVAFKKMVICNWYQ; encoded by the coding sequence ATGAAACACATTCTCAATCTGTATGAAAACATCAACAGTACAGCAAGAAATAACTCAGACTGTCCTGCTGTGATTTTGCCAGAAGAGATATTTTTCACAGTATCCATTGTCGGGGTTTTGGAGAACCTGATGGTCCTTCTGGCTGTGGCCAAAAATAAGAGTCTTCAGTTGCCCATGTACTTTTTCATCTGCAGCTTGGCTATTTCCGATATGCTGGGGAGCCTGTACAAGATTTTGGAAAACGTTCTGATCATGTTCAGAAACATGGGTTACCTCGAGCCTCGAGGCAGTTTTGAAAGCACAGCAGATGATGTGGTGGACTCCCTGTTCATCCTCTCCCTTCTCGGCTCCATCTGCAGCCTGTCTGTGATCGCCGCTGACCGCTACATCACAATATTCCACGCTCTGCAGTACCACCGCATCGTGACCCCACACCGCGCCCTCGTCGTCCTGACGGTCCTCTGGGCAGGCTGCACAGGCAGTGGCATCGCCATCGTGACCTTCTCCCATCACGTTCCCACAGTGATCGCTTTCACAGCGCTGTTCCCACTGATGCTGGCCTTCATCCTGTGCCTCTACGTGCACATGTTCCTGCTGGCCCGCTCCCACGCCAGGAGGACCCCTTCCCTTCCCAAAGCCAACATGAGAGGGGCCGTCACACTGACTGTCCTGCTCGGGGTCTTCATTTTCTGTTGGGCACCCTTTGTCCTTCATGTCCTCTTGATGACATTCTGCCCGGCTGACCCCTACTGTGCCTGCTACATGTCCCTCTTCCAGGTCAATGGTGTGTTGATCATGTGTAATGCCATCATCGACCCCTTCATATATGCCTTCCGGAGCCCAGAGCTCAGGGTCGCATTCAAAAAGATGGTTATCTGCAACTGGTACCAGTAG